The Budorcas taxicolor isolate Tak-1 chromosome 2, Takin1.1, whole genome shotgun sequence genome window below encodes:
- the INHA gene encoding inhibin alpha chain, translating into MWLQLLLFLLAPQGGRGCHGPELDRELVLAKVRALFLDALGPPPVTGEGGDPGVRRLPRRHAVGGMRMGSEPEDQDVSQAILFPAAGASCGDEPDAGEAEEGLFTYVFRPSQHTRSRQVTSAQLWFHTGLDRQETTATNSSEPLLGLLVLTSRGPTPVPMSLGQAPPRWAVLHLATSAFPLLTHPVLALLLRCPLCSCSAQPEATPFLVAHTRAKPPSGGERARRSTPLLPWPWSPAALRLLQRPPEEPAAHADCHRAALNISFQELGWDRWIVHPPSFIFHYCHGGCGLPTLQDLPLPVPGVPPTPVQPLSLVPGAQACCAALPGTMRPLHVRTTSDGGYSFKYEMVPNLLTQHCACI; encoded by the exons ATGTGGCTTCAGCTGCTCCTCTTCCTGCTGGCCCCTCAGGGCGGGCGTGGCTGTCATGGGCCGGAGCTGGACCGGGAACTTGTCCTGGCCAAGGTGAGGGCCCTGTTCCTGGATGCCTTGGGGCCCCCGCCGGTGACTGGGGAAGGTGGAGATCCTGGAGTCAGGCGTCTGCCTCGAAGGCATGCCGTGGGGGGCATGCGCATGGGCTCTGAGCCCGAGGACCAAGATGTCTCCCAGGCCATCCTTTTTCCAGCTGCAG GTGCCAGCTGTGGGGATGAGCCAGATGCTGGAGAGGCTGAGGAGGGCCTCTTCACGTATGTGTTCCGGCCATCCCAGCACACACGCAGCCGCCAGGTGACTTCGGCCCAGCTGTGGTTCCATACGGGACTGGACAGACAGGAGACCACTGCCACCAATAGCTCTGAGCCCCTGCTCGGCCTGCTGGTACTGACATCCAGGGGTCCCACGCCTGTGCCCATGTCGCTGGGCCAGGCACCCCCTCGCTGGGCTGTCCTGCACCTGGCCACCTCCGCCTTCCCTCTGCTGACCCATCCTGTCCTGGCGCTCCTGCTGCGTTGTCCTCTCTGTTCCTGCTCCGCCCAGCCCGAAGCCACCCCCTTCCTGGTGGCCCACACACGGGCCAAGCCGCCCAGTGGAGGGGAGAGGGCCCGGCGCTCCACGCCCCTGCTGCCCTGGCCTTGGTCTCCCGCTGCGCTGCGCCTGCTGCAGAGGCCTCCAGAGGAGCCTGCCGCCCATGCCGACTGCCACAGAGCCGCCCTCAATATCTCTTTCCAGGAGCTGGGCTGGGACCGGTGGATCGTGCACCCTCCTAGTTTCATCTTCCACTACTGTCACGGGGGGTGTGGGCTGCCCACCCTACAGGACCTGCCCCTGCCGGTCCCTGGGGTGCCCCCTACCCCTGTCCAGCCCCTCTCTCTCGTGCCAGGGGCCCAGGCCTGTTGCGCTGCCCTCCCAGGGACCATGAGGCCCCTACATGTCCGCACCACCTCGGATGGAGGTTACTCTTTTAAGTATGAGATGGTGCCCAACCTTCTCACCCAGCACTGTGCTTGCATCTAA